ACGTAGGCGTCGCCCATGTAGCCCCCGGGGCTGAGCACGTGCGCGTGGCCGCCCACGACGGCGTCGGCGCCGGCGTCGATGAGCTGCCGGGCGAGGTCGGGGGCGTGCGGGAGCGGGCAGTGGTCGCCCTCCAGTCCCCAGTGCAGGTAGACGATGACGCTGTCGGCCTGCTCCTCGGCCTCGGACACCGCCCGCAGCATGCGGTCCAGCATCTCGCCCTTGGTCGAGGCCATGCCCGGCTTGTCCTCGCCCGCGGTCCACTCGGCGATGAGGTGGTCGTCCAAGACGTCGGTGGCGCCGAGGATCGCGACCTCGTTGCCGTTGGCCTCGACGATGTGCGGGGCATAGGCCTCGTCGGCGTCGCGCCCGGCGCCCACCAGCGGGAAGCCGGCCTCTTCGGCGTTGTCGAGGGTGTCGGCCAGACCGTCCCGGCCGAAGTCCATGCCGTGGTTGTTGGCGACCGTGGCGACGTCGACCCCCGCCGACCGCAGCGCCTGGAGCGCAGTCGGGGGCGCGCGGAAGACGAACTGCTTGCCCGGCGCCTGGGTGCCGCCCTCGGTGACGGCGGTCTCCAGGTTCACCATCGCGATGTCGGCCTCGCCGAGGACCGAGGAGACCGGGCCGAGCGCGGTCTCGGGGTCGGAGTCCAGCCGCGAGCGCAGGACCGTCTCGAAGTGCACGTCTCCGCCGAAGGCGATCGTGAACGGCTCCGCGGGCGCCTCACTCGGCGTGGCCGGTCCCTCGTCGGCCGGCGTGGCGTCCGCGTTGGGCTCCAGGTCGGAGGAGGAGTCGGTGGGGGCTGTGCCGCACGCCGTGGCCAAGGCCGCGATGGCGAACAGCGCGCCGAGCCGGCGCGCACCATCGGTGCGGGGGGACGAGGAGAGCACGGGGGACTCCAGGGGTGCGGGAACAAAAGGGGTGGTCCTGCACATCTGGGACGTCGGGTCCCGATCCCCCGTTTGCGGTTTTGCGCCCAATGAGTCCCATTCGTTACGGGAGCCCGGCCCCGTCCGCCCGGGCGCGCCGAGTCGCCCGGGCCGGGCCGCGGGGACGGGCGGCGCCCGTCGGGCCGGAGAGCAGCAGGCGCGCCATCCGCCGGACACTTAACTTGACTTCATCGTTTTCTTGAATAGTTCAAGTTAGTGTCCTATGCTGCTGATCATGGACGACGCCGCACACCTTCGCGAAGTCGGGCTGCGGGTCACCGCTGCGCGGCTGGCGATCCTCGAGTCCGTCCGGGTGGGCGACCACCTGGACGCCGAGCACGTCGCGCGCTCCGTCCGGACCAAGGTCGGGCACGTGTCGACCCAGGCGGTCTACGACGGTCTGCACGCGCTGGCGGGAGCCGGACTGATCCGCCGCATCGAGCCCGCCGGTTCGCCGGCGCGCTATGAGGCCCGCGTCGGAGACAACCACCACCACCTGGTCTGTCGCACCTGCGGCAAGGTGACCGACGTCGACTGCGTGGTCGGCCGGGCCCCGTGCCTGGAGCCGTCGCGCACGCACGGCTACACCGTCGACGAGGCCGAAGTGGTGTTCTGGGGCGTCTGTCCGAGTTGCCAGAAGAAGTAGAGCGAGGACCGGTCATGCCGGGGGTCCCGCGTGTCCGGGAGGCGGGCGCGCCCCGGTCCTCCCGCCCCCGCGCCCGGATGTCCACCGGTCGGACCGCTGCGCGGCCGCCGCGGCCGACCGCCCTCCCAATTCCTCATCCCGAAAGGTGCGAGCAGAGTGAGTGAACGGGTTCCCTACAGCACGGACGACGCCGGCATCCCGGCTCCGAGCGACGGTTTCTCCCAGTCGGTCGGCCCGAACGGTCCGCTGCTGCTGCAGGACCACTTCCTGATCCAGAAGATGGCCCACTTCAACCGCGAGCGCGTGCCCGAGCGCGTGGTGCACGCCAAGGGCGGTGGCGCCTTCGGTGAGATGGAGATCACCGAGGACGTCAGCCAGTACACCAAGGCGGATCTGTTCCAGAAGGGCAAGAAGACCCCTCTGCTGCTCCGCTTCTCGACCGTCGCCGGCGAGCTGGGCAGCGCCGACAGCGCCCGCGACCCGCGCGGTTTCGCCCTGAAGTTCTACACCGAGCAGGGCAACTACGACCTCGTCGGCAACAACACGCCGATCTTCTTCATCCGGGACCCCTCGAAGTTCTCCGACTTCATCCACTCCCAGAAGCGTCGCGCCGACAACCAGCTGCGCGACAACAACATGCAGTGGGACTTCTGGACCCTGAACCCCGAGTCGGCCCACCAGGTCTCGTTCCTGATGACCGACCGCGGCACCCCCAGGACCTGGCGGCACCAGCACGGCTTCGGCAGCCACACCTTCCTCTGGTACAACGCCAACGGCGAGAAGTTCTGGGTGAAGTACCACTTCAAGACCGAGCAGGGCATCGAGAACCTCACCGCGGGCGAGGCCAAGGCGCTGGAGGCCGAGGACCCCGACGTCCACCGCCGCGACCTGTGGAACTCCATCAAGAACGGCGACTTCCCGTCCTGGACCGTCAACATCCAGGTCATGCCGTTCGAGGACGCCGCCGACTACCGGTTCAACCCGTTCGACCTCACCAAGGTGTGGCCGCACGAGGACTACCCGGAGATCACCATCGGCCGGTTCACGCTGAACCGCAATCCGGAGAACTACTTCGCCGAGATCGAGCAGGCGGCGTTCGAGCCCTCGAACCTGGTGCCGGGCATCGCCATGAGCCCGGACAAGATGCTGCAGGGCCGGCTGTTCTCCTACCCCGACACCCACCGCTACCGCATCGGCGCCAACTACCTGCAGCTGCCGGTGAACCGCCCGAAGTCGCCGGTCAACAGCTACAACCGCGACGGCGCGATGGCGTTCTACAACGGCGGCGACCCGGTGTACGCGCCGAACACCGCGGGCGGCCCGGTCGCCGACCCCGAGCTGTTCAAGGGGGAGGGCTACCACGTCGCCGGTGAGATGGTGCGCTCCGCCTACCAGCTCCACAAGGAGGACGACGACTTCGGCCAGCCGCGTGCGCTGTGGGAGAAGGTCCTCTCCGACTCCGAGCGCGCCAACATGGTGGACAACATCGTCGGCCACGCCTCGGCCCCCGAGGTCACCGACGACATGAAGAAGCGCGTCGTCGAGTACTGGACCAACGTCCACCCCGACCTCGGCGGCGGCGTCGCCAAGGGCCTGGGCGTCCAGAGCTAGTCCCGGCCGCGCGTCCGGCCGACCGGCCGGACCGGTGGCGAGCCCCGGTCGGGGGATCCTCGGATCCCCCGACCGGGGCTTTCGTGCGTTCGGAACCGGCTCGGGGCCATCTTGGGTGATATGTCCTTTATGGGCGACTTGGGTCATAGGCCCTTTATGTTGGCCTTATGGCAGTACTGAATGGCCGTCCGGCCGGATGGTTGCACAAAGTAGCGATTTACGACGTGCGCTTTAGGTTCAGTCCGAATTTACGAAGATGCCTAGTAGAGTTCCTACCGTTCGACCGGGGTGAGGAGCGGTACCCTCGGTTGTGCCTGTTGGGGGTATAGGAAGGGGCGTCCGACCGTCGTAATCGGCGGCTTCCCCGATTTTGCGGGAATTACATCCAAAATTGCCTCCCGTGGCCGAAAGACTGCTAACGTAGCGGTCTGTCAGCAAGTCGAAGCACTCTGTCGCTTGCGCTCCGGGTGGCCTGTGCCGTGAATCGGCTCGGCCCCCTCCTGCCGTTGACGCAAGGCGGAAATCCCCCGGCGTCTCATATTCGGGCCCGCGGTTCACTGACCCCGCTCTTAGTGACGCTAAGGCCTCAAACGGTTACCTTTGGTAACGCAGTCAGCGAAAGGTCCTGCCTGAACATGCGTAAGAAGCTCTACACCTCCGCTTCCGTCGCCCTGCTCTCCACGGGGCTGGTCGGCGGCTTCGCCCCCTACGCCTTCGCCGACCAGGAGACGGACGGTTCCGGTGGCGTGGCCAGCGGCAACCAGGTCAACGTCCCGGTCGACATCGAGGCCGAGCTGTGCGGCAACTCCCTGGCCGTCCTGGGCATCTCCAAGGCCGAGTGCACCGAGATCTCGAAGGTCCTCTACGCCTCCAGCGATGAGGGGCGCAGCAGCCAGGAGACCGACGGTTCCGGTGGCGTGGCCAGCGGCAACCAGATCAACATCCCCGTTGACGCCGCGGTGGACGTCTGCGGCAACTCCGCGGCCGTCGGCGGCATCTCCAAGGCCGAGTGCACCGAGATCGTCAAGAAGGTGGCCGACTCGGAGGAGAACAGCCAGGAGACCGACGGTTCCGGTGGCGTGGCCAGCGGCAACCAGATCAACATCCCCGTTGACGTCGCGGTGGACGTCTGCGGCAACTCCATCGCCGTGCTCGGCGTCTCCAAGGCCGAGTGCACGACGGTCGTCAACGCCGTCAGGGACTCCTCCGGCAACGGGGACGGCGACGGGGCCGAGCAGGAGACGGACGGTTCCGGTGGCGTGGCCAGCGGCAACCAGGTCAACATCCCGGTCGACGCCGCGGTGGACGTCTGCGGCAACGCCGTTTCGGTGCTCGGCGTGGCCGAGGCCGAGTGCATGCAGCAGATCTCCGAGGAGGACAGCGGGGACGGCGACGACGGCAAGGACGAGGACGAGGGCGACAAGGACGAGGACGAGAACGGCGGCAAGGACGAGGACGAGGGCGGCAAGGACGAGGACGAGAACGGCGGCAAGGACGAGGACGAGGGCAACGGCGGCGACTCCGGCGACGACCAGGGCTCCGAGGACACCCCTCCGGCCGCCGATGACTCCAAGCCCGCCGGCGGCCTGCCCGTGACTGGCGCGGCGCTGGGCGGCCTCGTCGCCGCGGCCGTCGCCGCCCTGGGTGGTGGCGGTGCCGCCATGTACTTCTCCCGCAAGAAGAAGGCCGCGGCCGCCGCCGAGTCCGCCGAGTCCGTCGAGGACTGATCCGGCCCGCGTACGCGTGACGATCGACGTCGGCCCCCGGCAGCGCGCCGGGGGCCGACCGCGTTCTCCGGGCCGGGACCGCGGGGTCCACGGGGCCGGCCCGGGGCGTCGGCCCGGGGCGATGACGAGTGGGCGCGACCATCTCGTAGCCTCGAAGATGTGCTTCGGGTCCTGTTCTCACCTCGGATGCTGGCGTTCCACGCGCTGGTGGTCCTGGTCGTGCCCTCCTTCATCGCGCTGGGCTTCTGGCAGTACGGGAGATGGGAGGACAAGGCCGCCGCGGTGGCGCTGCAGGAGGCCAACCTCAGCAGCGACGCGGTGCCCGTCCAGGAGCTGACCTCGGTGGGCGGCGACGTGGACAGCGAGGACCGCTGGAGGACGGTCACCGCCACCGGCACCTACGACAGCGAGCACGAGCTGCTGGTCCGCAACCGGGACGGCTCGAGGGGCGTGGGCCTCTACGTGATCACCCCGCTGGTGACCGGCGACGGCACGGCCGTGCTGGTCAACCGGGGCTGGGTGGAGCAGCCGCCGACCTCGACCCAGCAGCCGGAGGTTCCGCCCGCACCCGCTGGCGAGGCCGCGGTGACCGGCCGGCTCCAGTACAGCGAGACCCCTGAGAACACCGGGATCCGCGAACGCGACGGCCTGCCCGAAGGGCAGATCATGATCATCGACGTCGACGAGATCGCGGCGGGCCTGCCCTATCCGGTCCACGGCGGCTTCGTCGAGTTGACCGAGCAGGACCCGCCCACCGACCCCGCGCCCGAGGCGGTTCCCGCCCCCGAGACCGACACCGGGATGAACCTCTCCTACGCCGTGCAGTGGTGGGTGTTCACGGTCATCGCGATCGTCGGCTGGTTCTTCCTGATCCGCCGCGAGCTCCGGGACGCCGCCCAGGGCGGTCGGCCGGACGGTGGCGGACCGGGCGGCGACGGCTCGGGCGGCGGGGACTCCGCCCCTTCCGGCCCGGATCCCCGGCCCGAAGCGCGCGTCTGACCGATGTCCGACGGTCGCGTTCGCACAGGGGGCCGGCTGCCGCGGTGCGCAAGCCGCCGGCGGCACAGCGGTCCGGACCTTGAAAGTCCCGCATCGCCCCGCGAACACAGCGGTCGAAGCTCGATGAGCACTCCAGCGGTGCCAGGATGGGCCCCATGACCGACGACCTGATGCACGCCGACGTCGCGCAGATCGCGCGGCGGCCGGCCGGGGCCGAGGAGAGCGCGCGGGCCAGCCGGGTCTGGTGGGAGCGCGAGGCAGACGACTACCAGGCCGAACACGGCGGGTTCCTGGGCGACACCGGATTCGTGTGGGGGCCCGAGGGGCTGGACGAGGCGGCGGCGCACCTACTCGGCGACCCGGCGGAGCTGGTCGGCGCGCGGGTCCTCGAGGTGGGCTGCGGCGCCGGACAGTGCGGCCGCTGGCTGCGGGCCCGGGGCGTGGCGGAGGTCGTGGGGATCGACGTCTCGGCGCGCCAGCTCCAGCACTCGCTGCGGATCGACGACGCGACCGGGCGGGCGCTGGCCGTGGCCCAGGCCGACGCCCAGCGTCTGCCCTTCGCCGACGGCTCCTTCGACCTGGTCTGCTCCGCCTACGGCGCGTTCCCGTTCGTGCCCGACGCCCCCGCCGCGCTGCGCGAGGCGGCGCGGGTGCTGCGCCCGGGCGGCCGGCTGGTGTTCTCGGTGACCCACCCGATCCGCTGGTGCTTCCCCGACGACCCGACCGAGGGCGGCCTCACCGCGCGCGACTCCTACTTCGACCGCCGGGCCTACGTGGAGGAGGACGCCCGGGGGCGGGCCGTCTACGTGGAGCACCACCACACGATCGGCGACTGGGTGGCCGCGATCGTCGGCGCGGGGCTGCGCCTGACCGGCCTGGTGGAGCCGGAGTGGCCCGAGGACAACGAGCAGGTGTGGGGCGGCTGGAGCCCGCTGCGGGGCCGGATCCTCCCGGGAACCGCGGTCTTCCTGAGCGAGAGGAACGAGGGGGCCGCGGCGTGAAGCTCAAGCTCGACCTGCACGACGTCTACAACCGCGGTACCGACATCGACCGCGCGCTGCGCGACATCATGGACGAGGCCGTCCGGACCAAGGCCAAGACCGTCGAGATCATCCCCGGCAAGGGCTCCGGCCAGTTGAAGAAGCGGGTGCTGCGTTTCCTGGAGCAGAAGGAGGTCAAGCGCCTCTACCACCGCGTGGAGAAGGACTCCAAGAACTTCGGCAGGCTGTTCGTGCACTTCAAACACTGACCCGGGCGGTGCCAGGCGAGGAGGCCAACCATGTCACCCGAGGACGGCGGGCAGGAGCGCGTCACGGCCGCTGTTCCGGGCGAGCTCGCCGAGGCCGGTGCGGAACTCATCGATCACGAGGACGGGCGCATCGCTTGGGAACGCCTGAACGAGATCCGCGCCGGGCTTGTCCGAACTGTTCCGGTCGCGGAGGTCGCCAGGGACTTGGGGCTGTGACCGGCGGCCGAGGTCCTGATGTGCGGCTTGTCGGCCGCCGGGCGACGCAGAAGAGGCGAGCCGGAATAATGCTCTCGCGGATCCGGACCCTCCTGCGCTCTGAGTGGTCACTTTCCGTAGTGGTACCGGCAGGCCGCGACGCGGATCTCGTCTTCGGCAACCTTGTAGACCAGACGGTGCTCGTCGGTGATCCGGCGGGACCAATAGCCCTGAAAACCATGCCTGAGGGGCTCCGGCTTCCCGATCCCCTCATTGCCGTTGCGGGTGATGTCTTTGATCAAGGTGTTGATGCGCTTGAGGATCTTCCGGTCTTGACCCTGCCACCAGACATAGTCCTCCCAGGCGCTCTCCGCCCAGACGAGCTTCATTCGGTCAGATTCCGTTCGATTCCGCGGTCGGCCTCCAGTTCCTCGATCGCCGTGACCAGGCGCCGAGCGTTCTCCGGGCTTCGAAGGAGGTAGGCGGTCTCTCGCAGGGACTCGTACTCCGAGAGGGCGATCATCACCACGGGCTCCCGGCCCGACCGAGTGATGACGACCTCCTCGTGGTCGTCCACCACGGTGTCGAGGGTCGCCGCGTAGTTGGCGCGTGATTCGGAGTAGGTCATCGTCTTCATACGTCCTCCCTCCTGTGGATTCACGTTAATCCCGTACGTACTTGATTGTACAAGATTTTGTACGTACAGAGTGTGACCTTAGAGAGTGGCCGACCATTCCTCCGGCTTGCGCAGGTGGTGGATCCAGGCCGGGGGGATGTTGGGGAGGATGCGCTCGGTGCCGACGCCGTAGCGGTTCACCCACTCGTCGACGACCCAACTCGACCGCGCCTGGCGCAGGTAGTCCTCGCGCGGGGCGATGACCGCCTTGACCTGCTTGGTGTAGAGGTAGCCGAAGAAGGACAGGTGGCCGCCCGGGCGCAGCACCGTGAAGTAGTACTCCATGATCGCCCGGACCTCGTCTGCGGTGAAGTTGGCGAACGGCAGCCCGGAGATGATGACGTCGTAGCGCCGGTCGGTGCCCAGGTCGGTGACCAGCGCCTCGTGCACCGTCGTGCGGTCGGCGACCCCCGACAGATCCGGGTCGGTCTTGAGCAGGGTGTGCAGGTACTCGACGAACTGCGCGTTGGGTTCCACCATGTCGAGGGTGTCGCCCTCGCGCATGTGCGCGGCGATCGCGCGGGACACCGGCCCGGTTCCGGACCCGGCCTCCAGGATCGTGATGGGAGCGGCCGGATCCGTCCGGTCGTCGACGAACCGGTTCAGGGCATGGGCCAGCGCGGGGCCGCTGGGGGCCACCGCGCCGGTGGCGCGGAAGGTCTGGAAGGCCTGGCGGATGAACAGTCCGGCGTCGCGCAGCCGGCGGTCGGGGCGCAGGGGTTCGGAAGAACTCTGTGTCGCTGCCATGCCTGCACGCTACTGCCTGGCGGTTAAGGCGGCGGTCAGCCGACCGGACGTGTCAGGCCGAGCGCGCTGCGCAGCGCGGCGACGACCGGCTCCTCGGCCTGCCGGCACACCGGCAGCAGCGCGCCCAGGCCGAACATGCCGTGGAACCCGCCGTTGACCCGCGTGGTGGTCGCGGGGACGCCCGCGGCGGCCAGGGCGCGGGCGTAGTCCTCGCCCTCGTCGCGCAGCGGATCGAAGTCGGCGGTCACCACCAGGGCCGGGGGCAGCCCCGCCAGGTCGGCGGCGCGGATGGGCGAGGCGCGGAAGTCGGACCCCTCGCCGGGCTCGTTCAGGTACTGCTCGGCGAACCAGCGCATGCCCTCGGAGGTCAGGAAGTAGCCCTCGCCGTTGGAGACGCGCGAACCGTAGGGGGTGTCCCCGGCCACCGGGTAGCCCGAGAGGTCGGTGACGGGGTAGACCAGCGCCTGGAAGGCGATCTCGGGCCCGCCCCCGTCGCGGGTCATCAGGGCGACGGCCGCCGCGAGGCCGCCGCCGGCGCTGTCACCGGCCACGGCCAGCCGGGCGGGGTCGGCGCCCAGTTCGGCCGCGTTGTCGGCGACCCAGCGCGTGGCGGCGAACGCGTCGTCGACCGCGGCGGGGAAGCGGTGCTCGGGGGCGAGCCGGTAGTCCACCGCGACCACCGTCGCGCCGGTCTCGGCGGCGAGCAGCCGGGCGATGTGGTCGTGGGTCTCGAGGTCGCCGACGACGTAGCCGCCGCCGTGGAAGTAGACCACGCACGGCAGGGCCGGCCCTGCCGGAGCCGGGTGGTAGTGCCGCACCGGGACCTCGCCGGCCGGGCCGGGGACGGCGAGGTCGCGCACCAGCGCGATGTCCGGGGCATCGATGGGGACGCGTTCGGCGCGCGCGGCCCGCAGCCGGGCGACGTCCACGTCCGCGTCACCGGCCTGGGGCCCGCTCGACGTCAGCGAGTCGATGAAGCGACGGGTCGATGGGTGCAGCGTCATGGACCGCTTACCTCCGGAGGGGACGACCGAGAATCGAGCAGCGTTCGGTTCGGACCATAGCCGCTCCTCCCCGCCCCCGCCAGGAACGGGCGGACCGGTGCGCGCGGACGGCCGGCGGGTAGCATTCGGCGGTATGAGCGACCAGCCCGCGCGCACCCGCACAGCCCTGATCACCGGAGCCTCCAGCGGAATCGGCGAGGAGTACGCCCGCCAGCTCGCCCGGCGCGGATTCGCGCTGGTCCTCGTGGCCCGCAGGGCCGAGCTGATCGACGGGCTCGCCGCCGAGCTGAGCGAGCGGCACGGCGTGGCCGTGGAGCCGCTGGTCGCCGACCTCACCGACGACGCCGATTTGGCGACGGTCGAGGAGCGCCTGCGCGTCGCCGACGGCGGCGGGCTCACCCCGATCGACCTGCTGGTGAACAACGCGGGCCGCGGTGGCGGCGGTTCGTTCGCCCGGCAGGACACCGACGCCATCGACGACACGATCGAGCTGAACGTGCGCGCGCTGGTGCGGCTCACCCGCGCGGTGCTGCCCGCCCAGATCGAGCGCAGGAAGCAGGGGACCGCCGCCGACCACCCGATGGGCGTGCTCAACGTGGCGTCGATGGCCGGGCTGATGCCGGCCGCGCCGGGCGGTGCGATCTACGCGGCGACGAAGGCGTTCGTGGTCTCCTTCACCGAGAGTGTGGCCGCCGAGGTGCGGCGGCACGGCCTGCGCGTCAGCGCGGTGCTGCCCGGCTACGTGCGGACCGAGATGACCAGTGAACTGCAGGAGAGCGGGATGCCCGGCATCGCGTTCGTCGCCAAGGACCGCGTCGTCACCGACTCCCTGCGCGCGTGGGCCGCGGGCGCGCCCAGCGTCATCCCCGGGGCCCGGTACAAGGCCGCGGGCGGTCTGCTCCGGGTCGTTCCGCGCGGCCTCTTCCGCGGCCTCGCGGGCCGGAGGGGCTGACTGATGTTCGACGTTCGCGTTCGTGCAGGGGGCCGGCTGCCGCAGTGCGCGTAGCGTCGGCGGCACAGCAGGTCCGGATCCTGGAGATTGCGCCTCACCCTGTGAACGCAGCGGTCGGAGTCCGATGCGGCCTTCGCGAGGGAAGCGGCGAAACGTCACCGACCTCTCCCCGGCTGTTTCCCCGGCAGGTCACGAACGGGTCCGGCGGACACCTAGGCTAGGAGGGCACGTCATCGAGGAAAGTGATCATGAAGACCTTCGAAGAGCTGTTCGCCGAGCTGTCCGAGAAGGCCAGCACCCGCCCCGAGGGCTCCGGGACGGTCGCGGCCCTTGACGCGGGCGTGCACGCCATCGGCAAGAAGGTCGTCGAGGAGGCCGCCGAGGTCTGGATGGCCGCCGAGTACGAGTCGGACGAGCGCACCGCCGAGGAGATCTCGCAGCTCCTCTACCACCTCCAGGTGCTGATGCTGGCGCGCGGTCTGCGCACGGAGGACGTCTACAAGCATCTGTAGGTCGGTTCCGGGCCAGCCGTCCGAACCGGCCGTGCCGTCGACGTCCGTACAGACACGCTCGCAGTCGATGAGTAGAGGAAACACCTCCCATGCCTGATCAGCTCCGCATCGCCGTGCCCAACAAGGGCCAGCTCTCCGAACCCGCCGGCGCCATGCTGCACGAGGCCGGCTACCGCCAGCGCAAGGACTCCCGCGACCTCGTCCTCGTGGACCCCGAGAACGGGACCGAGTTCTTCTTCCTGCGCCCCCGCGACATCGCCGTCTACGTCGGCGAGGGGATCCTGCAGGCCGGCATCACCGGCCGCGACATGCTGCTCGACTCCGGCGCCGCGGTCGAGGAGGTCCTGCCGCTGGGCTTCGGCGGCTCCACGTTCCGCTTCGCCGCCCGCGGCGGCGCCGGGATGAAGGTCGAGGACCTCGCGGGCAAGCGCATCGCCACCTCCTTCGCCGGCCTGCTCAAGGGCTACCTGGCCGAGCGCGGCGTCGATGCCAGGGTCATCCACCTCGACGGCGCGGTGGAGAGCGCGATCCAGTTGGGCGTGGCCGACGCCGTCGCCGACGTCGTCTCCACGGGAACCACGCTGCGCAACGCCGGACTGGAGATCTTCGGCGACCCGATCCTGGAGTCCGAGGCCGTCGTCATCCGGCAGGAGGGCGCCGGGGACGACCCCAAGATCGAGCAGCTGCTGCGCCGGCTGCGCGGGGTCCTCGTCGCGCGCGACTACGTGATGATGGACTACGACGTGCACGCCGAGCGCCTGGACGACGCCGTCGCGCTCACCCCCGGCATGGAGGGACCCACGGTCTCGCCGCTGCACAGGGAGGGCTGGGTGGCCGTGCGCGCCATGGTTCCGCGCCGCACCGCGCAGGCGATCATGGACGACCTGTGGGAGATCGGCGCTCGCGCCATCCTGGTCACCGACATCTACGCCTGCCGCCTGTAGCTGCGGCTTTCGCAACCGCCGAGGTCCGCCGTAGGAATGCGTCCCACCCAGCCGCCGCCCGGTACCGAGCCCGTCGTCGTCGCGC
This sequence is a window from Spinactinospora alkalitolerans. Protein-coding genes within it:
- a CDS encoding class I SAM-dependent methyltransferase codes for the protein MAATQSSSEPLRPDRRLRDAGLFIRQAFQTFRATGAVAPSGPALAHALNRFVDDRTDPAAPITILEAGSGTGPVSRAIAAHMREGDTLDMVEPNAQFVEYLHTLLKTDPDLSGVADRTTVHEALVTDLGTDRRYDVIISGLPFANFTADEVRAIMEYYFTVLRPGGHLSFFGYLYTKQVKAVIAPREDYLRQARSSWVVDEWVNRYGVGTERILPNIPPAWIHHLRKPEEWSATL
- a CDS encoding catalase, whose amino-acid sequence is MSERVPYSTDDAGIPAPSDGFSQSVGPNGPLLLQDHFLIQKMAHFNRERVPERVVHAKGGGAFGEMEITEDVSQYTKADLFQKGKKTPLLLRFSTVAGELGSADSARDPRGFALKFYTEQGNYDLVGNNTPIFFIRDPSKFSDFIHSQKRRADNQLRDNNMQWDFWTLNPESAHQVSFLMTDRGTPRTWRHQHGFGSHTFLWYNANGEKFWVKYHFKTEQGIENLTAGEAKALEAEDPDVHRRDLWNSIKNGDFPSWTVNIQVMPFEDAADYRFNPFDLTKVWPHEDYPEITIGRFTLNRNPENYFAEIEQAAFEPSNLVPGIAMSPDKMLQGRLFSYPDTHRYRIGANYLQLPVNRPKSPVNSYNRDGAMAFYNGGDPVYAPNTAGGPVADPELFKGEGYHVAGEMVRSAYQLHKEDDDFGQPRALWEKVLSDSERANMVDNIVGHASAPEVTDDMKKRVVEYWTNVHPDLGGGVAKGLGVQS
- a CDS encoding SDR family NAD(P)-dependent oxidoreductase, producing MSDQPARTRTALITGASSGIGEEYARQLARRGFALVLVARRAELIDGLAAELSERHGVAVEPLVADLTDDADLATVEERLRVADGGGLTPIDLLVNNAGRGGGGSFARQDTDAIDDTIELNVRALVRLTRAVLPAQIERRKQGTAADHPMGVLNVASMAGLMPAAPGGAIYAATKAFVVSFTESVAAEVRRHGLRVSAVLPGYVRTEMTSELQESGMPGIAFVAKDRVVTDSLRAWAAGAPSVIPGARYKAAGGLLRVVPRGLFRGLAGRRG
- a CDS encoding CapA family protein; amino-acid sequence: MCRTTPFVPAPLESPVLSSSPRTDGARRLGALFAIAALATACGTAPTDSSSDLEPNADATPADEGPATPSEAPAEPFTIAFGGDVHFETVLRSRLDSDPETALGPVSSVLGEADIAMVNLETAVTEGGTQAPGKQFVFRAPPTALQALRSAGVDVATVANNHGMDFGRDGLADTLDNAEEAGFPLVGAGRDADEAYAPHIVEANGNEVAILGATDVLDDHLIAEWTAGEDKPGMASTKGEMLDRMLRAVSEAEEQADSVIVYLHWGLEGDHCPLPHAPDLARQLIDAGADAVVGGHAHVLSPGGYMGDAYVHYGLGNFAFYNFDGPTAETGVLELTMQGGEVLEDEWLPGRIQGGVPVMYEGEAAGQARDTWEGHRATCTPDLGAEPGGGSSEGR
- a CDS encoding alpha/beta hydrolase; amino-acid sequence: MTLHPSTRRFIDSLTSSGPQAGDADVDVARLRAARAERVPIDAPDIALVRDLAVPGPAGEVPVRHYHPAPAGPALPCVVYFHGGGYVVGDLETHDHIARLLAAETGATVVAVDYRLAPEHRFPAAVDDAFAATRWVADNAAELGADPARLAVAGDSAGGGLAAAVALMTRDGGGPEIAFQALVYPVTDLSGYPVAGDTPYGSRVSNGEGYFLTSEGMRWFAEQYLNEPGEGSDFRASPIRAADLAGLPPALVVTADFDPLRDEGEDYARALAAAGVPATTTRVNGGFHGMFGLGALLPVCRQAEEPVVAALRSALGLTRPVG
- a CDS encoding Txe/YoeB family addiction module toxin, encoding MKLVWAESAWEDYVWWQGQDRKILKRINTLIKDITRNGNEGIGKPEPLRHGFQGYWSRRITDEHRLVYKVAEDEIRVAACRYHYGK
- a CDS encoding type II toxin-antitoxin system Phd/YefM family antitoxin, with amino-acid sequence MKTMTYSESRANYAATLDTVVDDHEEVVITRSGREPVVMIALSEYESLRETAYLLRSPENARRLVTAIEELEADRGIERNLTE
- a CDS encoding SURF1 family cytochrome oxidase biogenesis protein; its protein translation is MLRVLFSPRMLAFHALVVLVVPSFIALGFWQYGRWEDKAAAVALQEANLSSDAVPVQELTSVGGDVDSEDRWRTVTATGTYDSEHELLVRNRDGSRGVGLYVITPLVTGDGTAVLVNRGWVEQPPTSTQQPEVPPAPAGEAAVTGRLQYSETPENTGIRERDGLPEGQIMIIDVDEIAAGLPYPVHGGFVELTEQDPPTDPAPEAVPAPETDTGMNLSYAVQWWVFTVIAIVGWFFLIRRELRDAAQGGRPDGGGPGGDGSGGGDSAPSGPDPRPEARV
- a CDS encoding Smr/MutS family protein, with product MKLKLDLHDVYNRGTDIDRALRDIMDEAVRTKAKTVEIIPGKGSGQLKKRVLRFLEQKEVKRLYHRVEKDSKNFGRLFVHFKH
- a CDS encoding chaplin; this encodes MRKKLYTSASVALLSTGLVGGFAPYAFADQETDGSGGVASGNQVNVPVDIEAELCGNSLAVLGISKAECTEISKVLYASSDEGRSSQETDGSGGVASGNQINIPVDAAVDVCGNSAAVGGISKAECTEIVKKVADSEENSQETDGSGGVASGNQINIPVDVAVDVCGNSIAVLGVSKAECTTVVNAVRDSSGNGDGDGAEQETDGSGGVASGNQVNIPVDAAVDVCGNAVSVLGVAEAECMQQISEEDSGDGDDGKDEDEGDKDEDENGGKDEDEGGKDEDENGGKDEDEGNGGDSGDDQGSEDTPPAADDSKPAGGLPVTGAALGGLVAAAVAALGGGGAAMYFSRKKKAAAAAESAESVED
- a CDS encoding Fur family transcriptional regulator — protein: MDDAAHLREVGLRVTAARLAILESVRVGDHLDAEHVARSVRTKVGHVSTQAVYDGLHALAGAGLIRRIEPAGSPARYEARVGDNHHHLVCRTCGKVTDVDCVVGRAPCLEPSRTHGYTVDEAEVVFWGVCPSCQKK
- a CDS encoding class I SAM-dependent methyltransferase codes for the protein MTDDLMHADVAQIARRPAGAEESARASRVWWEREADDYQAEHGGFLGDTGFVWGPEGLDEAAAHLLGDPAELVGARVLEVGCGAGQCGRWLRARGVAEVVGIDVSARQLQHSLRIDDATGRALAVAQADAQRLPFADGSFDLVCSAYGAFPFVPDAPAALREAARVLRPGGRLVFSVTHPIRWCFPDDPTEGGLTARDSYFDRRAYVEEDARGRAVYVEHHHTIGDWVAAIVGAGLRLTGLVEPEWPEDNEQVWGGWSPLRGRILPGTAVFLSERNEGAAA